The window CGCATCTGCAATCCGCGAACCGACCGCGAGAGATAGGCCTGGATGGCGATCACCACCGCTATCGCGGTGAGGAACACGATCAGCCTCGTCAAGGTGACCCTCAGGCCCAGTATCTTGATCCCAATGGCGTCCGACGGCAGGGAGAACTTGCGCACATCGTCCACCCAGAAGAAATTGACCGCGCCAAGAATGATAAGCGCCGCGCCCAAGGTGGCGGCGGCTTTGACCACCGGCGGCTGGAAGGACAGCATCGGCGCCACGGCCCGCCCGTAGGTCAGCGACAACGCGGTGGCGAGCGCGATGCCGGCGATCCAGGTGAGCGGGCCGGGCAGGCCCCATTGCCCCAACTGCCACGCCGCCATCACGCCCGCCGCGCCCATGGCGCCATTGGCGATGTTCAGCACGCCGCTGGCGCGGTAGAGCACCACCAGGCCGATGCCACCCAGCGCGTAAAGCGAGCCGGTGGCAAGGCCCGAAACGGCGAACAGGCCCACGACCTTCATGGGCTTGCCCGCCGCCAGCCAGGCAAACGCGCCAGCCATTACAAGCAGGTAGACACCTGCCGAAACCAGATGGTCGCGCTGGACGGACATTAAACAGGCACCCGGCCCGCAAGGCGGCACACCCGGCTTCGAGGATGTGCCGCCAATCGCGATCAGCGCAGGCCCAGCTCTTTCTCGATTGCGATATGCGGCTCGAAATAGGCGCTGTCGTACTCGTAGCAGTCGCGCACCACCTCGAAGCCGCCATCCTTGATGAGCACCATGTGGCCGGCATGGTTCGGCATGTGGAAATCGGCCTCGCCCACATAGTACGGCCCGCACATCAAATCCGAGGTGTAGCCTGAAATCGCGGTGATCGCCGCGTTGACCTTGGCGCGGTCGCCCACGTCGGCAGGGTCCATGGCCAGCAGCGTGTCCACGAAGAACCTGGCCGACAGATATCCCGACTGGGAAAAGGTGTCGCGCGGATCATCCGCGTTGGCGTAGGCATCCATCACCTTGATCCAGTTGTTGTTGTCGGGACCGCCGTCGTTGAACGGCGCCAGTTCCGCGTTCACATAGACATGCCCGCTCCAATACTCGCCAAGAGCCTCTGGAACCGACAGATCATAAAGCGGTGTGGGAGCGATCCACTTGTAGGAATCGCGCAGGTCCTGTTCTTCGGCGGCCTTCAGCACCGCGATGGCGAGACCGGCCGGCAGGTTCACCAACATCGTGTCGGCGCCGGTCGCCACCGCCTCCAGCAGCGCGGAGTTCACATCGGGTGCGGCCGGGTTCATGAAGATCGAATGCCCCGATCCGCCGCGCGCCTCCATCAACGCGGCGACCTGATCGCAGGACCAGGTGCCAACGTTCGGAATGGCGAGACCGACACAGGCCACGCTGGTCGAGCCCAACTCCTCCTGGGCATATTGCGCCGCACCGACATTGGATGGCAGCGGACCCTGGTTGGTGGACACGATATTGGGGCTTTCAAAGCACTCCGAAACCGCACAGGCGGACGCCATGGTCATCACGCCCTGCTCCTTGTAGGTGCCAGCATTGACCGCCATCTCCAGGAACGAACCGTTGCCGACCATCGCCACGACGGCTTCATCGACCAGCAGTTTGGCAGCGGCCTGGCCGGCCAGTTCCGGGTTCCACTGATCGTTCTCGACAAGGTACTCGATGGGGCGCCCGTGGATACCACCGTTGGCGTTCACGCAGGCGAAGTAGGCCGCCGCCGCATCGGTCGAGGATGAAAAATCGCCGGGCGCGGCGTTGCCGTGGATGCCGCCAACCTTGATGGGCTCGCCGGTTGCCGCCTCGCCGGTGTTCATTCCGCAGCTTGGCCCGTCCTCAGCCATGGCGGTACTCGTTCTCAGTGCGGCCATG of the Pseudomonadota bacterium genome contains:
- a CDS encoding branched-chain amino acid ABC transporter permease produces the protein MSVQRDHLVSAGVYLLVMAGAFAWLAAGKPMKVVGLFAVSGLATGSLYALGGIGLVVLYRASGVLNIANGAMGAAGVMAAWQLGQWGLPGPLTWIAGIALATALSLTYGRAVAPMLSFQPPVVKAAATLGAALIILGAVNFFWVDDVRKFSLPSDAIGIKILGLRVTLTRLIVFLTAIAVVIAIQAYLSRSVRGLQMRSLANNRHLSALRGVPILKVETLAWGISGLLAGFTGLMFGDLIRLEPTVITFMVIPSIAAA
- a CDS encoding ABC transporter substrate-binding protein translates to MAALRTSTAMAEDGPSCGMNTGEAATGEPIKVGGIHGNAAPGDFSSSTDAAAAYFACVNANGGIHGRPIEYLVENDQWNPELAGQAAAKLLVDEAVVAMVGNGSFLEMAVNAGTYKEQGVMTMASACAVSECFESPNIVSTNQGPLPSNVGAAQYAQEELGSTSVACVGLAIPNVGTWSCDQVAALMEARGGSGHSIFMNPAAPDVNSALLEAVATGADTMLVNLPAGLAIAVLKAAEEQDLRDSYKWIAPTPLYDLSVPEALGEYWSGHVYVNAELAPFNDGGPDNNNWIKVMDAYANADDPRDTFSQSGYLSARFFVDTLLAMDPADVGDRAKVNAAITAISGYTSDLMCGPYYVGEADFHMPNHAGHMVLIKDGGFEVVRDCYEYDSAYFEPHIAIEKELGLR